A window of Cyanobacterium sp. T60_A2020_053 contains these coding sequences:
- a CDS encoding BrnT family toxin, translating into MKYNFDWNPDKEKQNIRKHGMNFRKASSIFQDSSQLSIYDEEHSDYEDRWITIGLDDSGVLRVVVHTFEQVDKLNCNIRIISARKATNHERKQYQNRIL; encoded by the coding sequence TTGAAATATAATTTCGACTGGAATCCCGATAAAGAAAAACAAAATATACGCAAACACGGTATGAATTTTCGTAAAGCCTCCAGTATTTTTCAAGATTCTTCCCAATTATCAATTTATGATGAAGAACATAGCGATTATGAAGATCGATGGATTACCATAGGATTAGATGATAGTGGTGTTTTACGAGTCGTAGTTCATACTTTTGAACAGGTGGACAAGTTAAACTGTAATATTCGGATTATTTCAGCTCGAAAAGCAACAAATCACGAAAGAAAACAATATCAAAATAGGATTTTATGA
- a CDS encoding type II toxin-antitoxin system HicA family toxin gives MGKLRILSRKEVCQILAKHEFQQIRQKGSHIIMQKMIENGTITVPIPNHDTIKIGTLQSIIRQSQIPRKEFES, from the coding sequence TTGGGTAAATTGCGGATACTTTCAAGGAAGGAAGTTTGTCAAATTTTAGCAAAACATGAATTTCAGCAAATACGTCAGAAAGGCAGTCATATTATTATGCAGAAAATGATAGAAAATGGTACTATTACCGTACCAATACCCAATCATGACACCATTAAAATAGGCACACTTCAATCTATTATTCGTCAATCTCAGATACCAAGAAAAGAGTTTGAGTCATAA
- a CDS encoding type II toxin-antitoxin system HicB family antitoxin codes for MTIKYQQLTAIIEKEGDGYVSLCPELDIASQGDTIEEARNNLKEALELFFETASAQEIEKRRHNEVYITSLEVAVG; via the coding sequence ATGACAATAAAATATCAACAACTAACAGCAATTATCGAAAAAGAGGGGGATGGATATGTCTCCCTTTGCCCTGAATTGGATATTGCTAGTCAAGGTGATACTATTGAAGAAGCCAGAAATAATCTAAAAGAAGCGCTGGAATTATTCTTTGAAACTGCATCGGCTCAAGAAATAGAAAAAAGACGACATAATGAAGTGTATATAACCAGTTTGGAGGTTGCTGTTGGGTAA